Proteins found in one Triticum aestivum cultivar Chinese Spring chromosome 4D, IWGSC CS RefSeq v2.1, whole genome shotgun sequence genomic segment:
- the LOC123098408 gene encoding low affinity sulfate transporter 3, translating into MESSSSTAAVETAVTVPPPSTFDVSRRPDTAGLVLNSPRPPSLREELVGVVGKAFRPHGSGHGGDRRPPRWAWVLAALQAVFPVLQWGRTYTLKSFRSDVMAGLTLASLGIPQSIGYANLAKLDPQYGLYTSVVPPLIYAVMGTSREIAIGPVAVVSLLLSSMVQKVVDPAVDPVTYRTLVFTVTFLAGVFQVSFGLFRLGFLVDFLSHAAIVGFMGGAAIVIGLQQLKGLLGLSRFTNSTDVVAVAKAVFSALHDPWHPGNFFIGCSFLIFILATRFIGRKYKKLFWLSAISPLLSVILSTAAVYATKADKHGVKIIREVHAGLNPSSVKLIQLNGPYTTECAKIAVICAVIALTEAIAVGRSFATIRGYKLDGNKEMIAMGFSNVAGSLSSCYVATGSFSRTAVNFSAGARSTVSNIVMAATVFIALEFFMKLLYYTPMAVLASIILSALPGLIDIREACNIWRVDKMDFLICLGAFLGVLFGSVEIGLGVALAISFAKIIIQSLRPQVEVLGRLQGTNTFCSVRQYPVACRTPAVQVIRIDTSFLCFINATFIKERIMEWVRAEVDTSNEKVRERVHSVVLDMSNVVNIDTSGLVGLEEIHKELASLGIQMAIASPGWQAIQKMKLAHVVDRIGEDWIFLTVGEAVEGCLTAHKGSAMEC; encoded by the exons ATGGAGTCGTCGTCGTCCACGGCAGCCGTCGAGACGGCCGTCACGGTGCCGCCGCCGTCGACATTCGACGTGTCCAGGCGGCCCGACACGGCCGGCCTCGTCCTCAACAGCCCCCGGCCGCCGAGCCTGCGCGAGGAGCTCGTCGGCgtggtcggcaaggcgttccgcccGCACGGGAGCGGCCACGGTGGTGACCGCCGGCCGCCGCGGTGGGCGTGGGTCCTGGCCGCGCTGCAGGCCGTCTTCCCGGTGCTGCAGTGGGGCAGGACCTACACGCTCAAGTCCTTCCGGAGCGACGTCATGGCCGGCCTCACGCTCGCCAGCCTCGGCATCCCGCAG AGCATTGGATACGCCAATCTGGCGAAGCTGGACCCCCAGTATGGCCTTT ACACGAGCGTGGTGCCGCCGCTGATCTACGCCGTGATGGGGACGTCGAGGGAGATCGCCATCGGGCCGGTGGCGGTGGTGTCGCTGCTGCTGTCGTCCATGGTGCAGAAGGTGGTGGACCCGGCCGTGGACCCCGTCACCTACCGCACGCTCGTCTTCACCgtcaccttcctcgccggcgtctTCCAGGTCTCCTTCGGACTCTTCAG GCTGGGGTTCCTGGTGGACTTCCTGTCGCACGCGGCCATCGTGGGGTTCATGGGCGGCGCCGCCATCGTCATCGGGCTGCAGCAGCTCAAGGGCCTCCTCGGCCTCTCCCGCTTCACCAACAGCACCGACGTCGTAGCCGTCGCCAAGGCCGTCTTCTCCGCGCTCCACGACCCC TGGCACCCCGGCAACTTCTTCATCGGCTGCTCCTTCCTCATATTCATCCTCGCCACGCGATTCATC GGGAGGAAGTACAAGAAGCTCTTCTGGCTGTCGGCGATCTCGCCGCTGCTGTCGGTCATCCTGTCTACGGCCGCCGTCTACGCCACCAAGGCCGACAAGCACGGCGTCAAGATCATCCGCGAGGTGCACGCCGGCCTCAACCCGAGCTCCGTCAAGCTCATCCAGCTCAACGGCCCCTACACCACCGAGTGCGCCAAGATCGCCGTCATCTGCGCCGTCATCGCGCTCACg GAAGCCATTGCCGTGGGGCGATCTTTCGCCACGATCAGAGGGTACAAGCTCGACGGGAACAAGGAGATGATCGCCATGGGCTTCTCCAACGTCGCCGGATCTCTATCCTCCTGCTACGTCGCAACAG GCTCCTTCTCCAGGACCGCCGTCAACTTCAGCGCCGGCGCCAGGTCGACGGTCTCCAACATCGTCATGGCCGCCACGGTGTTCATCGCCCTGGAGTTCTTCATGAAGCTCCTCTACTACACGCCCATGGCGGTGCTGGCCTCCATCATCCTCTCGGCGCTCCCCGGGCTGATCGACATCCGAGAGGCGTGCAACATCTGGAGGGTCGACAAGATGGACTTCCTCATATGCCTCGGCGCGTTCCTCGGCGTGCTCTTCGGGTCCGTCGAGATCGGCCTCGGAGTCGCG CTTGCCATATCGTTTGCGAAGATCATCATCCAGTCACTCCGGCCTCAGGTGGAGGTTCTGGGCAGGCTACAAGGAACAAACACCTTCTGCAGCGTCAGGCAGTACCCCGTGGCGTGCCGGACACCGGCCGTGCAGGTCATACGCATCGATACGTCCTTCCTCTGCTTCATCAATGCAACTTTCATCAAAGAGAG GATCATGGAATGGGTAAGGGCAGAAGTGGACACATCCAATGAGAAGGTCAGGGAGAGGGTGCACTCAGTTGTCCTTGACATGTCAA ATGTGGTGAACATTGACACTTCAGGACTTGTGGGATTGGAGGAAATTCACAAGGAGCTGGCGTCTCTGGGCATACAG ATGGCAATTGCCAGTCCAGGATGGCAGGCAATTCAGAAGATGAAGCTGGCACACGTTGTTGACAGGATAGGAGAAGACTGGATTTTCCTGACAGTAGGTGAAGCAGTGGAAGGGTGTCTAACTGCACACAAGGGCAGTGCTATGGAGTGTTGA